In Armatimonadota bacterium, a genomic segment contains:
- a CDS encoding 2-oxoacid:acceptor oxidoreductase family protein, translated as MAASMELIIAGFGGQGILFLGEMLTRAAVLEGKHATWMPSYGPEQRGGTATCTVVISPE; from the coding sequence ATGGCCGCCTCGATGGAGCTGATCATCGCCGGATTCGGAGGGCAGGGGATCCTGTTCCTGGGGGAGATGCTGACGCGGGCCGCCGTGCTGGAGGGCAAGCACGCCACCTGGATGCCCTCCTACGGCCCGGAGCAGCGGGGGGGGACCGCCACCTGCACCGTCGTGATCTCCCCCGAG